From one Flavobacterium sp. N502536 genomic stretch:
- a CDS encoding lysine N(6)-hydroxylase/L-ornithine N(5)-oxygenase family protein produces the protein MNTEKIYSVIGIGIGPFNLGLAALIEPIEDLSALFFDQSESFDWHPGLMLNNATLQVPFLADLVTMADPTNKYSFLNYIKQSGRAYKFYIRENFFIYRREYNEYCKWAAAQLSNCKFSHKVLSVDPVDDVYKVTVINTQTCVTAVYYAHKIVLGTGTSPYIPEFIDAEALPNVIHASQYLYFKPHIQKNTAVTIIGSGQSAAEVFRDLLPDTEDGLQLKWLTRSSHFFPLDNKSKLTLELTSPEYVDHFHSLSAQKRKQLLDSQHGLYKGIDTELINEIFDSLYEMSLEDKPLNVELRSNMRLTSVNEAADGSYTLDFVQTELEQPFEDQTDYVILATGYRYKEPAFLSGLENKIGRLENGLFKVHRNYTIDKNGTDIFVQNAELHTHGLSTPDLGMGAYRNSYIINQIANREVYKVEKRIAFQQFGVQKATPEFSTTNVMELIDEQLNN, from the coding sequence ATGAATACAGAAAAAATATATTCGGTAATCGGAATCGGGATTGGTCCTTTCAATCTTGGACTTGCCGCACTTATCGAACCCATAGAAGATTTATCAGCACTGTTTTTTGATCAGTCCGAAAGCTTTGACTGGCATCCGGGCTTAATGCTGAATAATGCAACATTACAGGTTCCGTTTTTAGCCGATTTGGTTACTATGGCCGATCCAACTAACAAATACAGCTTTTTAAATTACATCAAACAAAGCGGACGTGCTTATAAATTTTACATCCGTGAAAACTTCTTTATTTACAGAAGAGAGTACAATGAATATTGCAAATGGGCCGCTGCTCAGCTTAGCAATTGCAAATTTTCGCACAAGGTTCTTTCGGTCGATCCTGTTGACGATGTTTATAAAGTTACAGTAATCAATACTCAGACTTGTGTTACGGCTGTTTATTATGCACATAAAATAGTTCTGGGTACGGGAACTTCACCCTATATCCCTGAATTTATTGATGCGGAAGCATTGCCAAATGTAATTCACGCCTCTCAGTATTTGTATTTCAAGCCACACATTCAAAAAAATACAGCTGTAACGATTATTGGTTCCGGGCAGAGTGCTGCTGAAGTATTCCGTGATCTTTTGCCGGATACCGAAGACGGATTGCAACTGAAATGGTTGACCCGTTCGTCCCACTTTTTCCCGCTCGACAATAAATCAAAGCTGACTTTAGAATTGACTTCTCCAGAATATGTAGATCATTTTCATAGTCTTTCGGCACAAAAGCGCAAACAGCTTTTAGACAGTCAACATGGGCTTTACAAAGGAATCGACACCGAATTGATTAATGAGATTTTCGACAGTCTCTATGAAATGAGTTTAGAAGACAAACCGCTGAATGTGGAGTTGCGTTCGAATATGCGTCTTACTTCGGTAAATGAAGCGGCTGATGGTTCGTATACGCTTGATTTCGTTCAAACGGAACTCGAGCAGCCGTTCGAGGATCAAACTGATTATGTGATTCTGGCAACAGGTTATCGATACAAAGAACCTGCTTTTCTTTCGGGACTTGAAAACAAAATTGGTCGTTTGGAAAATGGCTTGTTTAAGGTGCACCGTAATTATACCATAGATAAAAACGGGACAGATATTTTTGTTCAGAATGCAGAATTGCATACACACGGTCTTTCGACTCCTGATTTAGGAATGGGTGCTTATCGAAATTCGTACATCATCAACCAGATTGCCAATCGTGAAGTGTATAAGGTCGAAAAACGAATTGCATTTCAACAATTTGGAGTTCAAAAAGCAACTCCGGAGTTTTCGACAACGAATGTTATGGAATTAATAGACGAGCAATTAAACAATTAG
- a CDS encoding acyl carrier protein has protein sequence MSTVEQLHGVFARAFEIPVEAVNDGLEYQAIAEWDSMSHLVLVEELESTYKISIEMEDILEMGSVAKIKDILKKYGFEIN, from the coding sequence ATGAGTACAGTAGAACAATTACACGGAGTATTTGCAAGAGCTTTTGAAATTCCTGTTGAGGCAGTAAACGACGGACTGGAATATCAGGCTATCGCCGAATGGGATTCAATGAGTCATCTGGTATTGGTAGAAGAACTTGAAAGCACGTATAAGATCTCTATCGAAATGGAAGATATCCTTGAAATGGGAAGTGTAGCAAAAATAAAAGACATCCTTAAAAAATACGGATTTGAAATTAATTAG
- a CDS encoding MATE family efflux transporter → MKEALLKTRSFFGLLRRSLAGSESNFTSGSINKTIILLSVPMVAELLMESLFVCSNLFFVSRLGTNAISIAGATTTFITFCYSVSIGLGIAASAMISRRIGEKKFKAAGQTAMQVIYATVPIAALISIVCTIWTTDIMSAMGLSAAMVEEGTTYGIVMFASSGFLILRIVVNGIFRGTGDASTAMRILWLSNALNIVLCPIFIFGWGPIPAYGLLGVGLATLIARVIGVLYQAWYLINGKTLLKIGLAQLVFNLAIFKRVLKLAFGGTVQFIIPASSWVFMIKIMSHFGENALAGYILAQRVTSIATMPAWGLGNAAGILTGQNLGAKRPDRAEKSVWRAGMLNMGFLVLIGVCWIFLAVPVVKIFTDNPEVISFSTMYIHLISMAYILLGYTMVISRALNAAGEVKVVTWLYILMFYVVQIPLAYALGISFDLGSNGVFTAILISEIILAVACIVVFRKGKWKHTRV, encoded by the coding sequence ATGAAAGAAGCCCTTTTAAAAACACGCTCTTTCTTTGGTTTGTTAAGGCGTTCACTAGCCGGCAGCGAAAGCAATTTCACTTCGGGCAGTATCAACAAAACCATTATTTTGCTGTCTGTTCCCATGGTAGCAGAGCTGCTGATGGAATCTTTATTTGTGTGCTCCAATCTGTTCTTTGTTAGCCGATTGGGAACAAATGCCATTTCTATTGCGGGAGCGACCACTACTTTTATCACCTTTTGTTATTCGGTTTCTATTGGTCTCGGAATTGCGGCCTCCGCTATGATTTCCAGAAGAATTGGAGAGAAAAAATTCAAGGCGGCAGGTCAAACAGCCATGCAGGTTATTTATGCTACAGTGCCCATTGCGGCGCTGATCAGTATTGTCTGTACCATCTGGACCACCGATATTATGAGTGCAATGGGACTTTCTGCTGCGATGGTTGAAGAAGGAACTACTTACGGAATCGTCATGTTTGCTTCCAGCGGGTTTTTAATTCTTCGTATCGTCGTAAACGGAATCTTCAGAGGTACCGGAGACGCTTCCACTGCCATGAGAATACTTTGGCTTTCGAATGCCTTAAACATAGTGTTGTGCCCAATATTTATTTTCGGCTGGGGTCCAATTCCGGCTTACGGTTTGTTGGGAGTTGGCTTGGCGACTTTAATTGCGAGAGTGATTGGGGTACTTTATCAGGCCTGGTATCTGATCAACGGCAAAACCCTGTTGAAAATTGGTCTCGCACAATTGGTCTTTAATCTCGCTATTTTCAAAAGAGTCTTAAAACTGGCTTTTGGCGGTACGGTACAATTTATCATTCCTGCTTCAAGCTGGGTGTTCATGATCAAAATTATGTCCCATTTTGGCGAAAATGCCCTTGCAGGTTACATACTGGCGCAAAGAGTTACCTCTATCGCTACGATGCCAGCCTGGGGTCTTGGAAATGCCGCAGGAATTCTAACCGGACAAAATCTGGGAGCCAAACGTCCAGACAGGGCTGAAAAATCGGTTTGGAGGGCGGGAATGCTGAACATGGGGTTTCTGGTTTTAATTGGAGTATGCTGGATTTTCCTTGCCGTTCCGGTGGTGAAAATCTTTACCGATAATCCCGAAGTAATCTCTTTTAGCACTATGTACATTCATCTTATTTCGATGGCTTATATACTGTTGGGCTATACGATGGTTATTTCGAGAGCCCTTAACGCGGCTGGCGAAGTAAAAGTAGTGACCTGGCTTTACATCCTGATGTTTTATGTCGTACAGATTCCGCTAGCCTATGCCTTAGGAATTTCTTTTGACCTGGGATCAAATGGTGTATTTACAGCCATTCTTATTTCGGAAATCATATTGGCTGTAGCCTGTATTGTGGTCTTTCGAAAGGGAAAATGGAAGCACACAAGAGTTTAA
- a CDS encoding IucA/IucC family protein — MTTPENTFKDAQHLNAEIWNQVNRNLLAKSISELMREDVANPQITGKDEDGLTHFILETDSEHIYYIFSAYPRFLNYWHIVRDSICKVEHEVKLDHIDVPNFFIELKETFGINDFTLAHYIEELLHTLYADAYIHSNRRVPSSTLVDADFQTIEHSLDGHPWVIVNKGRIGFNSGDYNNFTPESDQRTRLIWIAAHKNRAALRLQTDMEHQAFYESEIGKEKLDVFKNKLTGLNVNADDYVFIPVHLWQWQNKLVMQFANDIASKHLVPLELTEDIYSPQQSIRTFFNESAPNKHYVKTSMSILNTSHVRGLSPKQLLIAPRLTEYLKDVLKKDEHLQKMGVVLLGEVVSVTYTHPSYSKIANPPYQYNEYLGAMWRESPVNSLREGEKLMTMAALLYVDQTGKSLVEELIEKSGLSTEQWLKAYMTAYLKPVLQIYYQHSLSIDPHGQNVILILKDYVPTRIALQDFVGDILINEEAKKKLPQEFIENLFNASPNPENAPLTILIAIFDAFFRYLSDVMITTANYTETEFWNCVYDIVTEYQAEHPELQEIFDKYNMFIPEFKRLIFNSRRLYNGYEETAGFPHMKKSGFIPNPLHQLINEEVLTAKEN, encoded by the coding sequence ATGACAACCCCAGAAAATACCTTTAAAGACGCCCAACACCTCAACGCCGAGATCTGGAACCAGGTAAATCGCAATTTACTGGCCAAAAGTATTTCGGAATTGATGCGTGAAGATGTCGCAAATCCCCAAATAACGGGTAAAGACGAAGATGGTCTTACCCATTTTATTCTAGAAACCGATTCAGAGCATATTTACTATATCTTTTCGGCCTATCCAAGATTTTTAAATTACTGGCACATCGTCAGAGACAGTATCTGCAAAGTCGAGCATGAAGTAAAATTAGATCACATTGACGTACCTAATTTCTTTATCGAACTTAAGGAAACTTTTGGTATCAACGATTTTACTCTTGCCCATTATATCGAAGAGTTGCTGCACACCTTATATGCCGATGCCTACATCCATTCCAACCGTCGTGTGCCTTCGTCAACCTTAGTCGATGCTGATTTTCAAACCATCGAACACAGTCTGGACGGCCACCCATGGGTAATTGTCAACAAAGGCCGAATTGGTTTTAACTCTGGAGATTACAATAATTTCACGCCGGAGTCGGACCAAAGAACCCGTTTGATTTGGATTGCTGCTCATAAAAACAGAGCCGCTTTGCGTTTACAAACCGATATGGAACATCAGGCTTTCTACGAAAGTGAAATCGGAAAAGAAAAACTGGATGTTTTTAAAAACAAGTTAACAGGACTAAATGTAAATGCAGACGATTATGTTTTTATCCCTGTGCATTTATGGCAATGGCAAAACAAATTGGTTATGCAGTTTGCTAATGATATCGCTTCCAAACATCTTGTTCCTTTAGAATTAACCGAAGATATTTACAGCCCTCAGCAAAGCATCCGTACTTTTTTTAACGAAAGTGCGCCAAATAAACATTATGTAAAAACATCGATGTCTATTTTAAATACCAGTCACGTTAGAGGTTTGTCGCCCAAACAATTATTAATAGCGCCACGTTTGACAGAATATCTGAAAGACGTTCTTAAAAAAGACGAGCACTTGCAAAAAATGGGGGTTGTTCTTTTGGGCGAAGTGGTATCTGTTACCTACACCCACCCTAGTTACAGCAAAATTGCCAATCCTCCGTACCAGTACAACGAATATCTGGGTGCCATGTGGCGTGAAAGCCCGGTAAATTCGCTTAGAGAAGGTGAAAAATTAATGACGATGGCGGCCTTGTTATATGTAGACCAAACCGGTAAAAGTTTGGTAGAAGAACTGATCGAAAAATCAGGTCTTTCTACAGAACAATGGCTCAAGGCTTATATGACAGCCTATCTTAAACCTGTGCTTCAAATTTATTACCAGCATTCTTTATCTATTGATCCACACGGACAAAATGTGATTCTTATTCTAAAAGATTATGTACCAACACGTATTGCTTTGCAGGACTTCGTAGGCGATATTCTGATCAATGAAGAAGCGAAGAAAAAATTGCCACAGGAATTTATTGAGAACTTGTTTAATGCTTCTCCAAATCCTGAAAATGCACCCTTAACGATACTGATTGCCATTTTTGATGCCTTCTTCAGATACCTGAGCGATGTGATGATTACAACGGCAAACTATACCGAAACGGAATTCTGGAATTGTGTTTACGACATTGTTACCGAATATCAGGCAGAACATCCTGAACTTCAGGAAATCTTTGACAAGTACAATATGTTTATCCCTGAATTCAAACGTCTTATTTTCAATAGTCGACGTTTGTATAACGGGTATGAAGAAACAGCTGGTTTTCCACACATGAAAAAAAGTGGTTTTATTCCGAATCCACTGCATCAGTTAATCAATGAAGAAGTACTAACGGCAAAAGAAAACTAA
- a CDS encoding GNAT family N-acetyltransferase, producing MNTTDLTNFKQLAEQVNYKSLLNCYCREFSNWSQYEGVPKYDPALAEFMQTIDHSSFLRFDFSTVGQEVFAPLVYFSESGVHAFGFPIVSRTIATDEFREINPIAFTEIVAGYCKAEYPDIDPLPTQKRMENSIDNLALYLEHYKNSGRNASNPEQTFISAEQSLILGHTVHPLPKSREGFTKDELLKYSPETEGQFPLHFFLVHPENVIEKSAEDYLITNYLRNEISKYANKNAKELLDFYSQYKVVPAHPWEANYLLEQKEVKEMQSRQLLFSLGQFGPSYAATSSVRTVYNDESEWMYKFSLHVKITNSFRVNYPHELNRGYDAAQLMKTDWGKGIQKDYPQIQLVTDPAFITVVFEDKIIDGFSTSIRQNPFHGANANKNVTLVAALSQDNILNELPRIVTLIEESAKRQDATVADTAIAWFKQYLNISLTPLIGVFNKYGFGSEFHQQNVMVEFDENLFPSKLYFRDNQGYFFREGIVPELERLIPDFGKESRSFIAEKRIIDFWGYYLLINHLLGIVSALGKNKLADETVLLDLIYDALKKEEDSDVTGLVSHFTNSVKLIVKGNLLTSLNNMDEASAPRTNPAVYKTYPNPLNKHFFSKKLIQPKPNTTVFSRFFEKDNVTISLRPVDVDNDLEMLHEWFHREHALKIWQMNWPLRELEVFYRTMLPGGHSHSYIGEANGVPTFNIEVYWPCRDIVGEYYDVLPSDYGTHQFIAPTDPKLKYGSPATQSMMDFVLSEAKVGKMVGEGSVDSIASMMNKAHVGFKIQKVIEMPHKKANLNFCYREWYWAKFPAAEAFQKNTVSASQV from the coding sequence ATGAATACCACAGACTTAACTAATTTTAAACAACTTGCCGAACAAGTAAATTACAAATCCCTCCTCAACTGTTATTGCAGAGAATTCAGCAACTGGAGCCAATACGAAGGTGTTCCGAAATACGACCCTGCTTTGGCTGAATTTATGCAGACTATCGATCACAGCTCTTTTCTTCGATTTGACTTTAGCACTGTTGGCCAGGAAGTTTTTGCTCCTTTGGTTTACTTTTCCGAAAGTGGCGTTCATGCTTTTGGCTTTCCGATAGTGTCCCGTACTATTGCAACGGATGAATTCAGAGAAATAAATCCTATCGCGTTTACAGAAATTGTTGCGGGCTATTGCAAAGCAGAATATCCGGATATTGACCCGCTTCCTACCCAAAAACGTATGGAAAACAGTATTGACAATCTGGCACTTTACCTGGAGCATTATAAAAATAGCGGCCGTAACGCCAGCAACCCGGAACAAACTTTTATATCAGCTGAACAATCTTTGATTTTAGGACATACGGTACATCCGCTGCCAAAAAGCAGAGAAGGATTTACCAAAGACGAGTTGCTTAAATATTCTCCTGAAACCGAGGGACAGTTTCCGTTACACTTTTTCCTGGTGCACCCGGAAAATGTTATCGAAAAAAGTGCCGAAGACTATCTGATCACCAATTATCTGAGAAATGAAATTTCAAAATATGCCAATAAAAATGCCAAAGAATTACTGGATTTTTATTCACAATACAAAGTAGTACCGGCACACCCTTGGGAAGCCAATTATCTATTAGAGCAAAAAGAGGTGAAAGAAATGCAGTCCAGACAACTGCTTTTCAGTCTGGGGCAATTTGGTCCTTCCTATGCGGCAACCTCATCGGTTCGTACGGTGTACAATGACGAAAGCGAATGGATGTATAAATTCTCACTGCATGTGAAAATCACCAATTCGTTCCGTGTCAATTATCCACATGAGCTTAATCGTGGTTATGATGCAGCGCAGTTGATGAAAACTGATTGGGGAAAAGGCATTCAGAAAGACTATCCGCAAATTCAGCTCGTTACCGATCCTGCGTTCATCACAGTGGTTTTTGAAGATAAAATTATCGACGGTTTCAGTACCAGTATTCGTCAAAATCCTTTTCATGGAGCCAACGCCAATAAAAATGTAACGCTGGTAGCTGCTTTGTCTCAAGATAACATTTTGAATGAACTGCCAAGAATCGTAACCCTGATTGAGGAATCGGCCAAAAGACAAGATGCAACAGTAGCTGACACCGCCATTGCCTGGTTCAAACAATACCTGAACATCAGTCTTACTCCTTTGATTGGCGTTTTTAATAAATACGGATTTGGATCAGAATTTCACCAACAGAATGTAATGGTTGAATTTGATGAAAATCTTTTCCCGTCAAAACTTTATTTCAGAGACAATCAGGGATATTTTTTCCGCGAAGGAATCGTACCGGAACTGGAACGTTTAATCCCTGATTTTGGAAAAGAAAGCCGCTCTTTTATTGCCGAAAAAAGAATTATTGACTTCTGGGGCTATTACCTGTTAATCAATCATTTGTTAGGAATTGTGAGCGCTTTGGGCAAAAACAAACTTGCAGATGAAACGGTATTACTGGACTTAATATACGATGCTTTAAAAAAAGAAGAAGATTCAGATGTAACAGGTTTGGTTTCTCATTTTACGAACAGTGTCAAACTAATCGTAAAAGGAAATTTACTGACCAGTTTAAACAATATGGACGAAGCCAGTGCGCCACGAACCAATCCGGCGGTGTACAAAACATATCCTAATCCGTTAAACAAACACTTTTTCTCCAAAAAATTGATTCAGCCAAAACCAAACACTACAGTTTTCAGCCGTTTTTTTGAGAAAGACAACGTAACGATCAGCCTGCGTCCGGTAGATGTAGACAACGATCTGGAGATGCTTCACGAGTGGTTTCACCGCGAACATGCATTGAAAATCTGGCAAATGAACTGGCCGTTACGTGAGTTAGAGGTATTTTACCGCACCATGCTTCCTGGTGGTCATTCGCACAGTTATATCGGAGAGGCCAACGGGGTTCCGACTTTTAATATTGAAGTGTACTGGCCATGCCGTGACATTGTTGGAGAATACTATGACGTACTTCCCTCCGATTATGGAACGCACCAATTTATCGCACCAACCGATCCAAAACTAAAATACGGTTCTCCGGCAACACAATCAATGATGGATTTTGTTTTGAGCGAAGCCAAAGTAGGCAAAATGGTGGGTGAAGGTTCTGTAGACTCTATCGCTTCAATGATGAACAAGGCTCACGTTGGATTTAAGATTCAGAAAGTCATTGAAATGCCGCACAAAAAAGCCAATCTGAACTTCTGTTACAGAGAATGGTATTGGGCTAAATTCCCGGCTGCCGAAGCCTTTCAAAAAAATACCGTTTCAGCCTCACAAGTTTAA
- a CDS encoding AMP-binding protein — protein MELYDLIRKNEKLTFTDSTTGLSKSIAEMDQSLDIENIRSVVFIYNDNQLPAIETLLNFYQSRFTIALLGMGLHEHFKENLEQKYTPYYIFDPTRTEIEGYTTVNASDTIVLFKRNVNLIYPIHAKIKLLLSTSGTTGSPKFVRLSDENLVHNAKSIMEYMPIRTDDVVPLNVPINFVYGLSIFTTNCIKASQIVCTDKDAFQKEFWADFKKYGYSTLGGVPYFYEMLYSIGFFKKDHPSLRYLTHTGGMLNHKLIEAISDFSEKFGKQFFAQYGQTEASGRMAYLPPKDLLRKGTSIGLPVKNGRFEIDNETDELIYIGPNVYGGYANVRADLQFFEQQERLHTGDKARKDDEGYYYIVGRIKRIVKLFGVRLNLDETELLLKDALGGQTFICLGINDKHLAVMYTDKNMNKELILKILKAKLNLHANSLKVMHIEDVPLTPNGKVNYPLLKEALELEGAL, from the coding sequence ATGGAACTATACGATTTAATCAGGAAAAACGAAAAACTGACTTTTACCGATTCCACCACTGGCCTTTCAAAATCTATTGCAGAAATGGATCAGTCACTGGACATCGAAAACATTCGTTCGGTTGTTTTTATTTACAATGACAATCAGTTACCCGCTATTGAAACCCTGCTCAACTTTTATCAGAGCAGGTTTACTATCGCTTTGCTGGGAATGGGATTACACGAGCATTTTAAAGAAAATTTAGAACAAAAATATACGCCTTATTATATCTTTGACCCTACTCGTACCGAGATAGAAGGTTATACAACGGTAAATGCATCGGACACTATAGTATTGTTCAAACGAAATGTAAATTTAATTTACCCGATACACGCCAAAATCAAACTTTTGCTCAGCACTTCCGGAACTACCGGATCACCGAAATTCGTGAGGCTTTCCGATGAAAATTTGGTGCACAATGCAAAGTCGATTATGGAGTATATGCCTATTCGAACGGACGATGTAGTGCCTTTAAATGTGCCTATTAATTTTGTTTACGGCTTATCGATTTTTACGACCAATTGCATCAAAGCCAGTCAAATTGTATGTACGGATAAGGATGCTTTTCAAAAAGAATTTTGGGCCGATTTCAAAAAATACGGATACTCTACCCTGGGTGGCGTTCCGTACTTTTATGAAATGTTATACAGTATCGGATTTTTCAAAAAAGACCATCCCTCACTGCGTTACCTGACGCATACGGGCGGAATGCTGAATCACAAACTGATCGAAGCAATTTCCGACTTTAGCGAGAAATTTGGCAAACAGTTCTTTGCACAATACGGTCAGACAGAAGCTTCAGGCCGTATGGCTTATCTGCCTCCTAAAGACTTGTTGCGAAAAGGAACCTCTATTGGTTTACCAGTCAAAAACGGACGTTTTGAGATCGATAACGAAACGGATGAGCTGATTTATATTGGTCCTAACGTTTATGGCGGTTATGCCAATGTCAGAGCCGATTTACAGTTTTTTGAACAGCAGGAAAGACTTCATACCGGAGACAAAGCCCGTAAAGACGACGAAGGCTACTACTACATTGTGGGCCGAATCAAACGAATTGTAAAATTGTTTGGCGTACGTTTGAATCTTGACGAAACAGAATTACTGTTAAAAGATGCACTGGGCGGACAAACTTTTATCTGTTTGGGAATAAACGATAAACACCTGGCCGTTATGTACACCGACAAGAATATGAACAAAGAATTGATTCTAAAAATCTTAAAAGCCAAGCTGAATCTTCATGCCAATTCTTTAAAAGTAATGCATATAGAAGATGTTCCGCTTACACCAAACGGAAAGGTAAACTATCCATTGCTTAAAGAAGCACTCGAATTGGAGGGAGCTTTGTAG